In a single window of the Hippocampus zosterae strain Florida chromosome 6, ASM2543408v3, whole genome shotgun sequence genome:
- the si:dkey-172m14.1 gene encoding arrestin domain-containing protein 3, with translation MPAIKSLTVLYDALNEEGTFSEGDTIRGKVTLAVEKPTAVQSFFVKVKGDAQVRWTTRSGNHNHTHSARCRYFKLKHFLIAESANETVLPPGVHVYNFSFTIPSTSMPSSFKGTHGKILYMLEAKLSRSWKVDKTADKIIIFHSKSFPHLQSLMLKQVAVKDKELGIFSSGKVHMEVTVDRTAYAPGETAVVVAKINNNSSSDMTPKVRLSQAIVYTASGRTKHENSTVNKMAGQNIGAHSEKEVRWAVKIPTHQEPTIKNCDIISVEYFLKVYLDISFAFDPEVTFRVMIIPPSLASASRPAVSGPGWASHNSDFHPAAASAPHYHPSPHRYSGDQAYSVTPPSYPANPSSHAGPPAMNPAPMVWGFNPERSSYGSPFLHSSSSSVLHPPPNPQAFQPPAPAFSPHPSAPSAPPESHPAPSAPSYDPPPYMSATNFLSQSDEPPPAYSLIFPSSTNDESRETK, from the exons ATGCCCGCTATTAAAAGCTTAACGGTGCTTTACGACGCGCTAAACGAGGAAGGGACGTTCTCCGAGGGGGATACCATAAGGGGGAAAGTAACGCTGGCCGTGGAAAAGCCGACAGCCGTGCAAAGCTTCTTCGTCAAAGTGAAGGGGGACGCCCAAGTACGCTGGACGACGAGGAGTGGAAACCACAACCACACGCACTCGGCAAGATGTCGATACTTCAAACTCAAGCACTTTTTAATCGCGGAAAGTGCCAATG AGACTGTTCTTCCCCCGGGTGTCCATGTGTATAACTTTAGCTTTACCATACCATCAAC GAGCATGCCTTCAAGCTTCAAGGGCACCCATGGAAAAATTCTCTACATGCTTGAAGCCAAGCTGTCTCGAAGTTGGAAAGTTGACAAGACTGCTGACAAAATCATCATTTTTCACTCCAAATCCTTCCCACATCTACAATCTCTGATG ttGAAACAAGTTGCGGTCAAAGACAAAGAGTTGGGGATTTTCTCAAGTGGAAAAGTGCACATGGAGGTCACTGTTGATAGGACGGCTTACGCCCCAG GAgaaacagcggtggttgttgcaaaaatcaacaacaactcTTCTAGTGACATGACGCCCAAAGTGCGTTTGTCTCAGGCTATTGTCTACACCGCCAGCGGTCGGACCAAACATGAAAACAGCACTGTCAACAAAATGGCCGGCCAGAATATTGGAGCCCACTCGGAGAAGGAGGTCAGGTGGGCTGTGAAGATTCCCACTCATCAAGAGCCGACCATCAAAAATTGTGATATTATCTCCGTGGAATACTTCTTAAAG gTGTATCTTGACATCAGTTTTGCCTTTGACCCTGAGGTAACCTTCCGGGTGATGATCATACCTCCAAGCCTCGCATCTGCATCACGGCCGGCCGTTTCTGGGCCTGGCTGGGCCTCACACAATAGTGACTTCCACCCTGCAGCAGCCAGCGCACCTCATTATCATCCATCCCCACACCGATACTCAGGGGACCAAGCGTATTCGGTAACTCCGCCTTCTTACCCAGCTAATCCGTCGAGCCATGCTGGTCCACCGGCCATGAATCCCGCGCCCATGGTGTGGGGTTTCAATCCAGAAAGGTCTTCGTACGGCTCTCCGTTTTTACACTCGTCGTCATCTAGTGTCCTTCACCCTCCGCCGAATCCACAAGCATTTCAGCCACCCGCTCCAGCATTCTCCCCGCATCCGTCTGCCCCATCAGCACCACCAGAATCACACCCAGCTCCATCTGCACCATCGTACGACCCACCTCCTTACATGAGTGCCACCAATTTCCTGTCGCAATCGGATGAACCTCCTCCAGCCTATTCACTTATTTTCCCGTCCTCTACAAATGATGAGTCAAGGGAAACCAAATAA
- the si:dkey-245n4.2 gene encoding uncharacterized protein si:dkey-245n4.2 isoform X2, with protein sequence MGKSLKSVSLLPLLIFTEVSGLNIRNKLLGTCLQVQDDSPGVRVSLGQCEPHSAFQEWLWLPESKSLRNQYTGECLTAPEEQFEGVHLQPCHFQNEEAGGQLAQASKMGGDAGSQQWACSKKGHLTLLGKGLHLSATQESTLVFLSREHKQGSRWRTLENQTLLCGGRDTKHHQHHQAHHPLGKSMEPILLPSAISDMDRKAVEATFSDGVTEEFAGRDVSDVFSRSTKSPEDPTMVFFTMDYGMSWKITMLVLSSLALVLGTVILIFNVYSNRRKKVVCVLKSYTPKPEAGIPGSPVPCERAPLTEHAMRYPLSSPTMQRGEILIEWKDGAVTPLYEA encoded by the exons ATGGGGAAAAGTCTGAAGTCTGTTTCTCTCCTTCCACTCCTCATTTTTACTG AAGTCTCTGGTCTAAACATCCGAAACAAGCTGCTGGGCACATGCCTTCAAGTACAGGATGATTCCCCTGGAGTGAGGGTGTCGCTGGGACAATGCGAGCCGCATTCAGCCTTCCAAGAATGGCTGTGGCTGCCTGAGAGCAAGTCTCTCCGAAACCAGTACACCGGGGAGTGTCTGACTGCTCCCGAAGAGCAGTTTGAGGGTGTACATCTGCAACCCTGCCACTTTCAAAATGAAGAGGCTGGTGGCCAGCTAGCGCAGGCCTCAAAGATGGGCGGTGATGCAGGCAGCCAGCAATGGGCTTGTTCCAAGAAAGGCCACCTGACTTTGCTCGGTAAGGGGCTGCACCTCAGTGCTACGCAAGAATCCACTTTGGTCTTCCTATCACGGGAACATAAACAG GGCAGCAGGTGGAGGACGCTGGAAAACCAAACATTGTTGTGTGGAGGGAGGGACACAAAACACCACCAGCACCATCAAGCACACCACCCTCTGGGGAAATCAATGGAACCGATCCTGTTACCAAGTGCTATCTCGGATATGGACAGAAAAGCAG TTGAAGCTACATTTAGTGATGGAGTCACCGAAGAATTTGCAGGCAGAGATGTGTCTGATGTTTTCTCCCGAAGCACAAAGTCCCCCGAGGATCCTACCATGGTTTTCTTCACGATGGACTATG GCATGAGCTGGAAAATAACCATGTTGGTTTTAAGCTCCTTGGCTCTCGTGCTTGGAACGGTCATTCTTATTTTCAACGTTTACTCCAATAG AAGGAAAAAGGTGGTGTGTGTTTTGAAGTCGTACACTCCAAAGCCAGAGGCGGGCATCCCTGGGTCCCCCGTGCCCTGTGAGAGAGCCCCGTTAACGGAACACGCCATGCGCTACCCGCTCTCCTCCCCAACAATGCAGCGAGGAGAAATTCTGATTGAGTGGAAAGACGGCGCGGTTACGCCACTGTATGAAGCCTGA
- the si:dkey-245n4.2 gene encoding uncharacterized protein si:dkey-245n4.2 isoform X1, which translates to MGKSLKSVSLLPLLIFTEVSGLNIRNKLLGTCLQVQDDSPGVRVSLGQCEPHSAFQEWLWLPESKSLRNQYTGECLTAPEEQFEGVHLQPCHFQNEEAGGQLAQASKMGGDAGSQQWACSKKGHLTLLGKGLHLSATQESTLVFLSREHKQQGSRWRTLENQTLLCGGRDTKHHQHHQAHHPLGKSMEPILLPSAISDMDRKAVEATFSDGVTEEFAGRDVSDVFSRSTKSPEDPTMVFFTMDYGMSWKITMLVLSSLALVLGTVILIFNVYSNRRKKVVCVLKSYTPKPEAGIPGSPVPCERAPLTEHAMRYPLSSPTMQRGEILIEWKDGAVTPLYEA; encoded by the exons ATGGGGAAAAGTCTGAAGTCTGTTTCTCTCCTTCCACTCCTCATTTTTACTG AAGTCTCTGGTCTAAACATCCGAAACAAGCTGCTGGGCACATGCCTTCAAGTACAGGATGATTCCCCTGGAGTGAGGGTGTCGCTGGGACAATGCGAGCCGCATTCAGCCTTCCAAGAATGGCTGTGGCTGCCTGAGAGCAAGTCTCTCCGAAACCAGTACACCGGGGAGTGTCTGACTGCTCCCGAAGAGCAGTTTGAGGGTGTACATCTGCAACCCTGCCACTTTCAAAATGAAGAGGCTGGTGGCCAGCTAGCGCAGGCCTCAAAGATGGGCGGTGATGCAGGCAGCCAGCAATGGGCTTGTTCCAAGAAAGGCCACCTGACTTTGCTCGGTAAGGGGCTGCACCTCAGTGCTACGCAAGAATCCACTTTGGTCTTCCTATCACGGGAACATAAACAG CAGGGCAGCAGGTGGAGGACGCTGGAAAACCAAACATTGTTGTGTGGAGGGAGGGACACAAAACACCACCAGCACCATCAAGCACACCACCCTCTGGGGAAATCAATGGAACCGATCCTGTTACCAAGTGCTATCTCGGATATGGACAGAAAAGCAG TTGAAGCTACATTTAGTGATGGAGTCACCGAAGAATTTGCAGGCAGAGATGTGTCTGATGTTTTCTCCCGAAGCACAAAGTCCCCCGAGGATCCTACCATGGTTTTCTTCACGATGGACTATG GCATGAGCTGGAAAATAACCATGTTGGTTTTAAGCTCCTTGGCTCTCGTGCTTGGAACGGTCATTCTTATTTTCAACGTTTACTCCAATAG AAGGAAAAAGGTGGTGTGTGTTTTGAAGTCGTACACTCCAAAGCCAGAGGCGGGCATCCCTGGGTCCCCCGTGCCCTGTGAGAGAGCCCCGTTAACGGAACACGCCATGCGCTACCCGCTCTCCTCCCCAACAATGCAGCGAGGAGAAATTCTGATTGAGTGGAAAGACGGCGCGGTTACGCCACTGTATGAAGCCTGA